The DNA sequence TAACAAAGAGCCGTTTCATTGGAAGCGGTTTTTTTTGTTTCATGTTTCATGTTTCATGTTTCATGTTTCATGTTTCATGTTTCATGTTTCAACTGGGACGGAAACTGGGACTGAGACTGAGACTGAAACTGAGACTGAGACTGAGACCAAGACTAGTCGATAAAAGAAAAAGCCCATCACAATGGATGGACTTTCTTTATTGACATCTAAGTCTTTTTAATTCTTATTTTGCGTTTCTCATTTTACGTGCTAAAAGCGTATTTTGAAGTAACATTGCAATAGTCATTGGTCCTACTCCTCCCGGAACAGGTGTAATATAGGAAGCTTTTTTACTTACTCCGTCAAAATCAACATCACCGGTAATGATGTATCCTTTTGGATGTGAAGCATCGTCTACTCTTGTAATTCCAACGTCAATCACTACCACACCGTCTTTTACCATATCTGCTTTCAGGTAATTTGGAACTCCTAAAGCAGTGATAATAATATCTGCATTTCTGGTGAACTCTTCTATGTTTTTAGTTCTACTGTGGGTTAACGTTACGGTTGAATCTCCCGGATTTCCTTTACGGCTCATCAAGATACTCATTGGACGTCCTACGATATGGCTTCTTCCAATTACAACGGTATGCTTACCGGCTGTATCAATTTTATAACGCTCTAATAATTGCATAATTCCAAATGGCGTTGCCGGAATGAAAGTATCCATTTCTAAAGCCATTTTCCCAAAATTGGTTGGGTGAAAACCATCTACGTCCTTAATAGGATCAATCGCCATTAAGATTTTTTGCTCGTCAATATGTTTTGGCAAAGGCAATTGAACGATATATCCGTCAAGCGCATCATCTTCGTTTAATTCTTTGATTTTTGCCAACAACGCTTCCTCAGTAATGTCTTCAGGTAAACTTACCAAAGTAGAATCAAAGCCAATTTGCTGGCAAGATCTTACTTTACTCCCTACGTAAGTTAAGCTTGCTCCGTCTGTCCCTACAATAACGGCTGCTAAATGAGGTACTTTTCCTCCAGCATCTTTTATTGATTGAACTTCGGCTGCGATTTCGTTTTTAATGTCTTCAGCTGTTTTTTTACCGTCTAGTAGTTGCATTGTTTTTGTTTCAAGTTTAATGTTTCAAGTTTCAAAGTGAAACTTCTAATTATTATAGCAAAAAAGTTCCAAATTCCGGTCTCAAAACTTGAAACCTAAAACTTGAAACTTTTTTTATTTTATCTCGGCATTCCACCTGGCATTCCTTTCATGCCTCCCATCATTTTCATCAGATTTTTTCCGCCCGGACCTTGCATCATTTTCATCATCTTACTCATTTGGTCAAACTGCTTCATCAACTGATTTACCTGCTCGACTTTCGTTCCGGAACCTTTAGCAATTCTGGCTTTTCTTTTTACGTCGATTAGGGAAGGTTTACTTCTTTCGATTGGCGTCATCGAGTGGATGATGGCTTCGATATGTTTGAAAGCATCATCTTCAATTTCAACATCTTTCATGGCTTTTGAAGCTCCCGGAATCATTCCAACCAGGTCTTTCATATTACCCATTTTTTTCACTTGTTGAATCTGCGTCAGGAAATCGTCAAAACCAAATTCATTTTTAGCGATTTTCTTTTGAAGTTTTCTGGCTTCTTCTTCATCAAATTGCTCTTGCGCTCTTTCAACAAGAGACACAACATCTCCCATACCTAAGATACGCTCTGCCATACGATCCGGATAGAAAACATCAATTGCTTCCATCTTCTCGCCAGTACCTACAAATTTGATTGGTTTGTTTACAACAGATTTAATTGAGATTGCAGCTCCTCCACGAGTATCACCGTCTAATTTCGTTAAGATAACTCCATCAAAGTTTAAGATATCGTTGAACGCTTTTGCGGTGTTTACAGCATCTTGTCCTGTCATAGCATCTACAACGAACAAAGTCTCCTGTGGTTGAATTGCTTTGTGAACACGTGCAATTTCATCCATCATTTCCTGATCCACTGCCAAACGTCCGGCTGTATCGACAATCACAACGTTGAAACCGTTTGCTTTTGCATGTTTGATTGCATTTTGCGCAATCTCAACAGGATTTTTATTTTCAGGTTCTGAGTATACCTCAACCCCTATTTGATCTCCTACTACATGTAACTGGTTAATCGCCGCAGGACGGTAGATATCACACGCTACTAATAGTGGTTTTTTATTTTTCTTTGTTTTTAGAAAGTTGGCTAATTTTCCAGAGAAAGTTGTTTTACCTGATCCTTGCAATCCTGACATTAAAATAATGCTCGGGGTACCGGAAAGATTAATTCCTGCAACATCTCCACCCATTAATTCGGTTAGTTCGTCTTTTACTAACTTTACCAATAACTGACCTGGCTGAAGTGTTGTTAAAACGTCCTGACCTATTGCTTTTTCTTTTACTTTGGTCGTAAAATCTTTAGCAATTTTAAAGTTAACATCGGCATCTAACAAGGCACGACGAACTTCTTTCAAGGTATCGGCAACGTTTACTTCTGTAATTTTCCCGTGTCCTTTTAATATATGGAACGCTTTATCTAACTTATCACTTAAATTATCAAACATACTATTTTCTTTATTTGAGCTGCAAAGATAATCTAATTAGATATTTTAGGCAATTTTTATTTAGTGTCAAAGTTGGTGGGGAGTTTTTGTTTCAGGTTTCAAGTTTCAGGTTGAAACCGGGACTGTAAACTGTTACTGTTGCTCAGGTTTAAATTGCTTTTTGGCTCTTGTATTTGTGGGGAATTTGATCGTAAGGGGCTTTTTTTTTGCACGCGAAGGCGCGAAGACGCGAAGTTTTACTCTCTTTTTTGTAAAAAGGTCTTGCGAACTTTGTGTGAAAAACTTGAAGACAAAGAAGCCTTGTTGTTTTTACTCGCAAAGGCGCGAAGACGCAAAGTTTTTTCTTTAGCACGCAGATTTTGCGGATTGGGCTGATTTTACTTGTATCTAACAAAAACCATTTTGTCTTTCATCCCCACACAAAAAAATCTGCAAAATCTGCAAAATCTGCGTGAAAAAAAATCAAATCAAAATTGAGTTTATTCTTCAACTTTAAACTGAGACTACTTTTTTTTATTATATAAAATAAGGCACGAAGATGCAAAGTTTTACTCTCTCTTTTGTAAAAAGGCCTTGCGAATTTTGTATAAAAAACTTGAAGACAAAGAAGCCTTGTTGTTTTTGCTCGCAAAGGCGCGAAGACGCAAAGTTTTTTCTTTAGCACGCAGATTTTGCAGATTGGGCTGATTTACTTAGTCTCTGATAAAAACCATTTTGCCTTTCATCCCACACAAAAAAAAATCTGCTAAATCTGCCAGATCTGCGTGAAAAAAATCAAGCTAAAAACAAGTCGACAACTCAACTGCAAACTGTAAACTGTAAACTGAAACTGCAAACTGAGACTATTTTATTTCACATTACAAAAAAAGGCACAAAGAATAAACTTTGCGCCTTTGTACCTCTGTACCTTTCCAACAATCCTCCTAAAACTGGAAGTAAATAAAAGGTTGTGAACCTGCAACTGCGGTTGCGTAAACGATCCAGTAAACGAAACCTAAGACTACCGCTTTTAAAAGCAATGGTGTTCTGTCAAAAGTCCATTTTAATTTTGTGGTGAATAACTCCGGTAAGAAATGCCAAACGTAACCGAACAGCATTAAAAGAAATACATTTTTATAGCCTAAAACTATTGCTTTCCATTGTTCCGGTTCGAAAGTTAACTGACCGATATTATTGATTACCTGTAAAGCCGTATCAAAGTCTCTGGCGCGGAAAAAGATCCAACAGAAGACTACGAAATGAAAGGTTATTACTATTGAAATAAAAGTCCAAATAGCGGGTCTTTTACTTTCTTTTTTGGCCGGGAAAAATTCCAGAAAGATTTTGTGTACCGCCAATGCTAAACCGTGTAAAGCTCCCCAGATAATAAACTGTGCCCCTGCTCCGTGCCACAATCCACCCAAAAGCATCGTCGTAAACAAGTTAAAATTGGTTACTGCGGTTTGACTTTTTTTATTTGAAAGTAAAAAGGTAAGCGCAAAAACAACAATTGAGCTAATCGCAATAACTAACGGAATTATACTCACATTGATGTTTGTAATTCCCCATAATAACAATCCGAAGAAAAATAAACTCGGGAACAAATATCCTGCGAAAGATCCTTCGCGGTTTCCTCCAATAGAGATATACAAAAAGTCTTTTAACCAGGTTGATAACGAAATGTGCCATCTTCTCCAGAAATCGGTAATGGAGGTTGACTTGTACGGCGTTCTAAAGTTGGCCGGCAACTTAAATCCTAACAATAAAGCAATACCGATTGCCATATCTGAATATCCTGAAAAATCACAATAAATCTGAATTGCATAACCATAAGAGGCCATCAAATTCTCAAATGATGTATAGGTCATCGGCGTATCGAAAACACGATCCACGAAGTTTACAGAGATGTAATTGGAAATAACGGTTTTCTTAATTAATCCTCCAATAATAAGGAACAACGCATTGTTTACATCTTCTTTGGTCAGATTCAGCTTTTGATAAATCTGAGGAAGAAAATCTTTGGCACGTACAATTGGCCCTGCCACTAATTGTGGAAAGAAGGAAACGAAAAACAAATATTCGATATAATTTTTTGTTGGTTTGATTTCTTCCCGATAAATCTCAATGATATAACTCATCGACTGAAAAGTATAAAACGAAATCCCCACCGGAAGGAAAACATCGTGAAGTTGGAAATGACCATTGAACATATCATTGTAGGTCACAATCATAAAGTTCATGTATTTAAAATAGCCCAGCAATCCCAAGTTCAGAATAACACTTATCACCAGGTAAATTTTCTTGATTGTGTCTTTCTTTTGTCTGTAAATAATCTGACTCAGACCATAGTCGACTACGGAAGAAAGCAGTAACAATAAAAAGTAAATCCCGCTTGACTTGTAATAAAAGAAAAGCGAAAACAATATCACGTAGGTCAATCGCAAATAGAATGTTTTACGCAAAAAGGCGTAAACGAAATAAAAAACCAAAAACAATCCGAGAAACAAACCGGTATTAAACAGTAACTTTTCTTCGGGATTGTATATAAACCAACCTTTAACCTGTTCGATGGTTATTTCACCAAAATTATGAACAAACCAATCATTTATGCTATTAACTGTTATCAACTTATTTTTTTAATTTAAAATTATCGTATGCTTTTAAAAATGCCTCGGCAAACAATTTTCCTTGTTTTTCGTATCCTTTTTTAGAGTAATGAACCCAATCCGGCCCTATTAATCCTTCTGTCCTTAATCTTCGAACTCCATTTATACCTCCAAATTCATCGTATAAATCCCAAACTGCAAAATCATCTGTTTTAGAAACTTCAATGATATGTCGGGCATAATCGGCAACAAAAGTATTAGGTCTTCTGGCTTTAAGTAAAGACGGAGGGGGTGTTGCGACAATAATAGGAACATTAATGCCTTGTGCTTTCACATTCCTAATAAACTCACGCAACTGTTGTATGTAAGCCGCGGCGTCCATTTTATCATAGCTTTCGTTTGTTCCTAATGAAAAAACCAGCATGTCGGGATGAAGCGCTTTTAATTGCTCAAAAAACAAGGGATATTTATTGTAATCTGAAAATTTGGCTCCATTTACTCCAATGCTGCTGTACAATAATCCCGGAGTATCTTTTTCTAAAACAAGTCCGCTAAGCTCGTATTTTGAGGCACTTTTATTTGGAATCAGAAAAATTTTATCCAGTGTTTTATCCGAATTATAATAATGTGAAAACGAATCGGATTGCAACTGTAAGGGAGCAAATTCTGATACGGAAACGGATCTTGTTCTTTTTTCGTTTGTTGAAATTTTCAGCGTTCTGCCGGCGCGAATTGCATTTGACTTTAAATGATTGTCTCTTTTTAGTTCTGAAACCGAAACATTATACTTGTCTGCGATGGTAGAAAGTGCTTCTCCTTTTTTTATTTTATGTGTGATGACTTTTGGCTCACTCGTCTGGATTGTATTGATTTTAGACGAAACCGCCAAATCAAACATATCTTGATTTTTTGGGGTTATGATTCGGATTGAATTGAATTTATAAGCCGCATCCTTCACATTTAACTCTACTACAAAACCTCCATTATCCCTCCAAAGTGCAATACCACTTAAACCAACGGGATTGTTTCTGACAGGGTGAATGTTTCGATAACTTTCCCAGCCTTTGCTTGACTTGAAACGTTCGTTATAAGAACCATTTGTTTTGGCCAACTGATATGGAAAAACAAAACCACGACCTCCATTACCAAATTCCTGCTGAAGTCTCTTTCTGATTTCATTGGTCATAAGATCGCTCTGAATGTGAGAATCTCCGATATGTACAATATTAATCTTCTTATTCTTTTGACTCTCGTTATCCTTTAATTTTTGGAAAACGCTTTCTAACTCTTTCGCATTATAAATCCGATCATCAGAAAAAGAATCTATTGCTGTTGTATCCACTTTATGAGTCATACTTTTCGTTATTGGAAGTGGTGCTGTCTTTTGAGGTTTTTCATTCGTAGAAAAAAAGAAACAACAAAAGAAAATAATAAGTCTATTCATTTATACTATCTTTTTTGACAGATACGGAATCTGTCTTCGTTTTTCTGACGGGTCTTGATCCCTCGCCTCTTTCTCGTTTTTCACGCAGAATTTTATACTCTTCGTATCCTTTATTTAACTGACTGTATAATAAATTACCGATTGCTTTTGCGCCACGCTGATTAAAGTGGGTGTAATCTTTATTAGCTCTTGCCGGCGATTCGTCAACCCATTTTACCATCGATCCGTCTCCTCCCATTAGAGTATACAAATTGACAAACCCGGATTCTGTATCCAGAGCGTATCTTTTTTGCGCTCTCATTAACGGAACTACAGCTGAATCGGTTTTCATTTCAAGATCGTATTTAGTCGATTTATCTGCTGTTGAAACAATCAGAATAGAAACTCCCGGGAATGATTCTTTTATTTTATTGATGGTTTTTGTCATTCCTCTTTGGTACCACGAATAATTTTTGGTTCCGTAGTTCAAGACGTTCGTTCCATAATGTAAAACAATTAAATCGTATTTTAGATTGTTGTTGAATGCTTGCATTACGCCTGCATTAAACGTTGAAATCGGCAATCCTGAATTTCCTCTCTGTGAAAAATTATCCACGTGAACTCCGCTACCATTATCAAAATTAAAACCATAGACAGGAATAGAATCCGCCTTTATAAAATTGGCTTTAAATGATTTTATACTTCCAGAAGTCACTTTTAAAGTATTTACCAGATTATTCGGAACAAGGCTTTTTCGTAAGGTATCTTTACCGATAATGAAATTCACATTTCCTTTTTTGGATCCTCTTCCATAAAACAAAGTTGGATTGTCTAAAGCGGTAGAAAATTTATTTAATCCTGCCTCGTATTGTACCCAGGTTGTATTGGCTCTGTCATTGGCAAAGAATACGTGCCCATTGACTCCAAAAGGACTTGTGGGTCTTTTTACATTTAAATAGGATTGTGTTTTCCAGTTTTTAGAAAACAGTGTTTTTACAGAACCTCTCGATGCTGATGATTCTGAAATTATCGAAACAAAACCAACTCCGGTTCCTCCAAAGCGCTCCTGATACTTCATTCGCACGTCTTGCACAATTAAATCACCATCGGTCATAGAATCCCCGTAATATGCAATTCGTACTTTGGCTTGTGGATTTTTCTCTAATTGATATAATTTCTCGTAAAAAGAAATCAGGTATTGAAATCCTTTATAATCCTCAAAAGTTTCTGAAGGAAATTCGATGCCTTCCGATTCATCAAAAACGATATTTTCTCCTGCATCTCTTTTTTCTTCTTCAGAAATACTGTCTTCGTCTGCAGACAACGAATCATTTGCCACCGACTCTAAAAGAAGGCTGTCAATCAATATGTTTTTGGAATCGATCTTACTGTCGGAAAAAATTTTATCCGGTAAGATTTGTTTAAATCCAATGAATGCTATGAATGCTAATGCTACAATGGCAAAAGACTGAAAGAAATAAGATTTTGTATTCACTTAGTACTTATAAATTTGAAGATTGGTTTTCTAAAAACTTGCGCCTTTAAAATTCCTATTAATTCCGCTTAAAAAAACAGCTGCAAAGATAGGATTAAACGTTAATTTATAATTCTTTTTAACGATTAAAATAAAAACAAAAAAAGAGGCCAGATAAATCCAACCTCTCTCAAAAAAAAATAAAAAAAACAAAGCTAATGATTAACTAAATTTTAAAGCCGTTTTATTGTATAACATTGGTTTCCAAAGTTTAAAACTAAAACCAATTATAGCCAAGTTGATAAGCAATAATCCGGACATCTGAACCAATTCTCCAACCTCATTGGGTTCTAAGAACAAATGGAACAGAAAAATGTTAATCGTAACAGGTAAGGCAATAATAGCTCCCATTAGCGAGAACAGCTGACTGATCAGCAACACACCTGCTAAAAGTTCAACAAATCCCAAAAACTGCCAAAAATAATTGGTCTGTTGCATCCCGAAAATATAATTTTGAATTTTCAGAACTTCGGTATTTGGTGCTACTTCTTCTCCTTTTTTTATGGTTTCCACCATTTCCGTTGGAGCAGGACTAGGAGATTCAAACTTATTGAATCCTCCTAAAATCATCATTCCTCCCAGAATTAGTGTAAAAATTATTCTTAGTATTTTTAGTGTTTTCATCTTGTCAAACAATTTAAATTATCAAAAACAAAACCTATTGAAACGAAATCTTACCGGATTTCACTTCTTTATTATCTGCCATTATCTTATAGAAATAAAGCCCTTTTGGATAATTAGCAGGAAAATTCCAATTCACTACCTGATTTGGAGTAACTGTTCCTCTAAAAATAGATTTAGTTTCTCTTAACCCTTCTGAAAAAATGGTAATTTCAATTTCTTTGTTGGCAGAGAAATTGGTTGTAAAGTTTACAGATTCTGTTGTTGGGTTTGGGTACACGGTTACATCAGTTGAAACTCCTTTTTCACTTGCAATAGCTGTTTTTGCAGAAGCTCCTTTAGGTAAAATTGTAATAGAATTACTACCTGAGGTTTCATTCCCTGAAGTTACTATTCTATGTATCTTTAAAACAGGATAGGTCTTTAAATAATTATAAATATCCTCCGTAATTTCAAAACTTTGACCTGTATTTGGAAAAACAAATGGTTCTTCACCCC is a window from the Flavobacterium cupriresistens genome containing:
- a CDS encoding MBOAT family O-acyltransferase; the protein is MITVNSINDWFVHNFGEITIEQVKGWFIYNPEEKLLFNTGLFLGLFLVFYFVYAFLRKTFYLRLTYVILFSLFFYYKSSGIYFLLLLLSSVVDYGLSQIIYRQKKDTIKKIYLVISVILNLGLLGYFKYMNFMIVTYNDMFNGHFQLHDVFLPVGISFYTFQSMSYIIEIYREEIKPTKNYIEYLFFVSFFPQLVAGPIVRAKDFLPQIYQKLNLTKEDVNNALFLIIGGLIKKTVISNYISVNFVDRVFDTPMTYTSFENLMASYGYAIQIYCDFSGYSDMAIGIALLLGFKLPANFRTPYKSTSITDFWRRWHISLSTWLKDFLYISIGGNREGSFAGYLFPSLFFFGLLLWGITNINVSIIPLVIAISSIVVFALTFLLSNKKSQTAVTNFNLFTTMLLGGLWHGAGAQFIIWGALHGLALAVHKIFLEFFPAKKESKRPAIWTFISIVITFHFVVFCWIFFRARDFDTALQVINNIGQLTFEPEQWKAIVLGYKNVFLLMLFGYVWHFLPELFTTKLKWTFDRTPLLLKAVVLGFVYWIVYATAVAGSQPFIYFQF
- a CDS encoding SGNH/GDSL hydrolase family protein; its protein translation is MNTKSYFFQSFAIVALAFIAFIGFKQILPDKIFSDSKIDSKNILIDSLLLESVANDSLSADEDSISEEEKRDAGENIVFDESEGIEFPSETFEDYKGFQYLISFYEKLYQLEKNPQAKVRIAYYGDSMTDGDLIVQDVRMKYQERFGGTGVGFVSIISESSASRGSVKTLFSKNWKTQSYLNVKRPTSPFGVNGHVFFANDRANTTWVQYEAGLNKFSTALDNPTLFYGRGSKKGNVNFIIGKDTLRKSLVPNNLVNTLKVTSGSIKSFKANFIKADSIPVYGFNFDNGSGVHVDNFSQRGNSGLPISTFNAGVMQAFNNNLKYDLIVLHYGTNVLNYGTKNYSWYQRGMTKTINKIKESFPGVSILIVSTADKSTKYDLEMKTDSAVVPLMRAQKRYALDTESGFVNLYTLMGGDGSMVKWVDESPARANKDYTHFNQRGAKAIGNLLYSQLNKGYEEYKILREKRERGEGSRPVRKTKTDSVSVKKDSINE
- a CDS encoding GDSL-type esterase/lipase family protein, encoding MNRLIIFFCCFFFSTNEKPQKTAPLPITKSMTHKVDTTAIDSFSDDRIYNAKELESVFQKLKDNESQKNKKINIVHIGDSHIQSDLMTNEIRKRLQQEFGNGGRGFVFPYQLAKTNGSYNERFKSSKGWESYRNIHPVRNNPVGLSGIALWRDNGGFVVELNVKDAAYKFNSIRIITPKNQDMFDLAVSSKINTIQTSEPKVITHKIKKGEALSTIADKYNVSVSELKRDNHLKSNAIRAGRTLKISTNEKRTRSVSVSEFAPLQLQSDSFSHYYNSDKTLDKIFLIPNKSASKYELSGLVLEKDTPGLLYSSIGVNGAKFSDYNKYPLFFEQLKALHPDMLVFSLGTNESYDKMDAAAYIQQLREFIRNVKAQGINVPIIVATPPPSLLKARRPNTFVADYARHIIEVSKTDDFAVWDLYDEFGGINGVRRLRTEGLIGPDWVHYSKKGYEKQGKLFAEAFLKAYDNFKLKK
- the ffh gene encoding signal recognition particle protein; translated protein: MFDNLSDKLDKAFHILKGHGKITEVNVADTLKEVRRALLDADVNFKIAKDFTTKVKEKAIGQDVLTTLQPGQLLVKLVKDELTELMGGDVAGINLSGTPSIILMSGLQGSGKTTFSGKLANFLKTKKNKKPLLVACDIYRPAAINQLHVVGDQIGVEVYSEPENKNPVEIAQNAIKHAKANGFNVVIVDTAGRLAVDQEMMDEIARVHKAIQPQETLFVVDAMTGQDAVNTAKAFNDILNFDGVILTKLDGDTRGGAAISIKSVVNKPIKFVGTGEKMEAIDVFYPDRMAERILGMGDVVSLVERAQEQFDEEEARKLQKKIAKNEFGFDDFLTQIQQVKKMGNMKDLVGMIPGASKAMKDVEIEDDAFKHIEAIIHSMTPIERSKPSLIDVKRKARIAKGSGTKVEQVNQLMKQFDQMSKMMKMMQGPGGKNLMKMMGGMKGMPGGMPR
- a CDS encoding DoxX family membrane protein, yielding MKTLKILRIIFTLILGGMMILGGFNKFESPSPAPTEMVETIKKGEEVAPNTEVLKIQNYIFGMQQTNYFWQFLGFVELLAGVLLISQLFSLMGAIIALPVTINIFLFHLFLEPNEVGELVQMSGLLLINLAIIGFSFKLWKPMLYNKTALKFS
- a CDS encoding bifunctional 5,10-methylenetetrahydrofolate dehydrogenase/5,10-methenyltetrahydrofolate cyclohydrolase, coding for MQLLDGKKTAEDIKNEIAAEVQSIKDAGGKVPHLAAVIVGTDGASLTYVGSKVRSCQQIGFDSTLVSLPEDITEEALLAKIKELNEDDALDGYIVQLPLPKHIDEQKILMAIDPIKDVDGFHPTNFGKMALEMDTFIPATPFGIMQLLERYKIDTAGKHTVVIGRSHIVGRPMSILMSRKGNPGDSTVTLTHSRTKNIEEFTRNADIIITALGVPNYLKADMVKDGVVVIDVGITRVDDASHPKGYIITGDVDFDGVSKKASYITPVPGGVGPMTIAMLLQNTLLARKMRNAK